The Sorangiineae bacterium MSr11367 genome window below encodes:
- a CDS encoding VWA-like domain-containing protein, whose product MTPGTSELEAWLDGFVRDPSFLEAYPYYAAILAKITPVADPSVKRMAISLYDGRLYLHVNVESFMAEPQFLRGVLLHEVHHVVLGHLTHPKFVDVEEPELMDLAVEMSANEYIEEPLPPAVTCRAYSNVGIRPGQSTRERYEILVEYAKKTGARPRPSAGEQGAGTVDDHRFLARGRAAPGGVAQTAIVVANAVSEEFVEHEEEERQQERDVPRRFLLAGRTPARIVEELMDTTRMPDEPLDWRTALQMFAARARAPVHTWSRPSRRFPHRIFEVPGRSWSLRRSDVPHLLIAIDTSLSMTKIELEDIARQLTALSERAHVIVAECDAAVARVYPFAGRIDKVTGRGGTDLRPVFAPEILGAHDVDGVVYFTDGDGPFAPEPPPVPTLWVLTKPTTFGCPWGQRARLRPQR is encoded by the coding sequence GTGACACCGGGCACGAGCGAACTCGAAGCGTGGCTCGACGGGTTCGTACGCGATCCGAGCTTTCTCGAGGCGTATCCCTATTACGCAGCCATCCTGGCCAAGATCACACCGGTCGCGGACCCTTCCGTGAAGCGCATGGCCATCTCGCTGTACGATGGCCGGCTGTACCTCCACGTCAACGTGGAATCCTTCATGGCCGAGCCCCAGTTCTTGCGCGGCGTGCTTCTCCATGAAGTGCACCACGTCGTCCTGGGCCATCTCACGCACCCCAAGTTCGTCGACGTCGAAGAGCCCGAGCTGATGGACCTCGCCGTGGAGATGTCCGCCAACGAGTACATCGAGGAGCCGCTGCCCCCCGCGGTGACCTGCCGCGCGTACTCCAACGTGGGCATTCGCCCCGGACAGAGCACGCGCGAGCGCTACGAGATCCTCGTCGAGTACGCGAAGAAGACCGGCGCCCGCCCGAGGCCCTCGGCGGGCGAACAGGGGGCGGGGACGGTCGACGACCATCGCTTTCTCGCGCGCGGGCGGGCGGCGCCTGGCGGGGTGGCGCAAACGGCCATCGTCGTGGCGAACGCCGTGAGCGAGGAATTCGTGGAGCACGAGGAGGAAGAACGGCAGCAAGAGCGCGATGTGCCGCGCCGGTTCCTTTTGGCGGGGCGAACGCCGGCGCGCATCGTCGAAGAGCTCATGGACACCACGCGCATGCCGGACGAGCCCCTCGACTGGCGCACGGCCCTGCAAATGTTCGCCGCGCGCGCACGGGCCCCGGTGCACACGTGGTCGCGTCCCAGCCGGCGCTTTCCCCATCGCATTTTCGAGGTGCCCGGCCGCAGCTGGTCGCTCCGCCGCTCGGACGTCCCGCACTTGCTCATTGCCATCGACACGTCCCTCAGCATGACGAAAATCGAGCTGGAGGACATCGCCCGGCAGCTGACCGCCCTCTCCGAGCGCGCCCATGTCATCGTCGCGGAGTGCGATGCTGCCGTCGCGCGCGTGTACCCCTTCGCGGGGCGCATCGACAAAGTCACCGGGCGCGGCGGCACCGATCTGCGCCCCGTGTTCGCGCCCGAGATCCTCGGCGCACACGACGTCGACGGCGTCGTCTACTTCACCGATGGAGA